The Elusimicrobiota bacterium DNA segment CCGGGCCGGCTGGCCGTTACAGAGGAGCTTGGCGGCTCTCTTCAAGCCGGCGCGATCCTGGGGGACCCGGCCCGAGGCCCTGACCAGCTCCAGCTTGAGCTGTCCGGCGGCGCGCTCGATGAGCCGGCCGATGACCATGGTGGTGCGGCTGGCGACCGTAGGCCCGCTGTTGGGCACCAGCGCCGTGTCCGGGACCTCGACCTGGATCAGGGCCGGGGGCAGGGCCAAGGCGTGGGCCGCGATCTGCGTGAAGATGGTCCCAGCGCCCTGGCCGAGGTCGGTCGAGGCGGCCAGGACCTTGATGCCGCCGTCCTTGGTCAAAGAGACCGCGGCGCGGCTGGCCAAGGTCACTTCGCCGCTGCCGGTGAAGCCCGCCCCGTGGTGGCAGAGGGCCAGACCGATGCCTCTCCAGGTGGGTTTGCCGGGATCGCGGTTCCAGCGGGCGTGGGCCTTGCGCTTCTGGTCGTAGCGGGCCTTCTTGACGCAGAGCTCGAGGCACTTGGAGGCGCCTACGCTCTCCTTCAACTCCTGGCCGGTGGAGGTGATGGAGCCGACCTTCCAGGCGTTGCGGCGGCGCAGTTCCAGAGAGGAGAGGCCCAAAGTCGCGGCGATCTTCTCCATCTGGAGCTCGGCCGCGAAGATGGCCTGGGGCACGCCGAAGCCCCGGAAGGCCCCGTTGGGGGGGGTGTTGGTGGCGAGCACGCAGGAGCGCACGCGCACGTTGGGGCACTCGTAGGGGCCGGTGGCGTGCAAAGTGCCGCGCGAGAGGACGACGCCCGAGCAGGTGGCGAAGGCGCCGCCGTCCATGAGCAGGGTGATGTCCTGGGCCAGGAGCCTGCCGTCCGCGCTCACGCCGGTCTTGTGCCTGACGATCGCGGGGTGGCGCTTGGTGGTGGCCGCCATGTCCTCGGCGCGGTCGTAGATGAGCTTGACCGGCTTGCCGCTCTTGAGGGCCAGGAGCGCGGCGTGGCCGGCGATGAGGGAGGGGTAGTCCTCCTTGCCGCCGAAGGCGCCGCCGGTGAAGGCGCTGATGACGCGGATCTTTTCCGGGGGCCGGTTGAAGATCTTGACCAAGGCCTTGTGCACGTAATAGGGGCACTGCAAGGAGCCGTGGACGACGATCGTGCCGTCGCCTTCCACCCAGGCGGCCATGCCGTGGTTCTCGATGTAGGCTTGCTCCTGGTGGGGAACCCGGTATTCGCCTTCCACGATGCGGTCGGCCCGGGAGAAGCCTTCGTCGAGGTTGCCCTTCTCTATGAGGAACTTCTTGAAGATGTTGTCCTCGCCGCGGAGGAGCCGCTTCTTGGCGAGGGAGTCCTCTATGGAGAGGACGGGCTCTTCCTCTTCATACTCCACCGCGATGTGCTTGAGGGCCTGGTAGGCTTGGGCGCGGTCCGGGTGGCCCACGATGAGGATGGGCTGCATGGGGTGCAGCACCTTGTCCTCGGTGAGGAGGGGCTGGTCTTGCTCGATGAACAGGACGTTGTTGAGGCCGGGGATGTCCGCGGCGCGGGCGATGGCGAATTGGTGCCAGGGGAAGGAGGGGTCGAAGGTGATCTTCTTGATGCGTCCATGGGCGATGGCGGTGCGCAAGGTGGCGGCGTGGAGGCAGCCGGGGAGCTTGTAGTCGTCGATGAACCTGGCCGCGCCGGTGAGCTTCTGGGGGGCGTCGGTGCGGTTGACGCCGATGCCGACCTGGACGGGGGAGGGGCGGGCCATGCGAGGCTATTCTACCAACCGTGGGGAGGGGAAGGCAACGAAGAACCCAGGACCGCCGCGGCCGCCGACGACGATGGCCGCGCCGTGCGAACAGACATCCCTGTCATTGTTTCCCGCATTGCCGGAATGCTAGTCTTGCCCTGATGCGGTCCCGCGAGCCGAAGGCCTCCGTTGCGGTCGCGGACCTCGAACGCCTGCTCGACCTCTCGGCCCTGCTGACCTCGACGCTGGACCTGCCCTCCGTGCTGACCAAGGTGCTCCAGAACGCCGAGGCGCTCATGCAGGCCGAGGCCTCCAGCGTCATGCTGCACGACGGCGTCGCCCGCGAGCTCTACTACGAGGTCGCGCTCGGCGAGGCGGGCGGCCGGATCAAGGAGCAGAAGCGCCTCAAGGTGGGGGTGGGCATCGCGGGCTGGGTCGCCGAGCACCGGACGCCCCTGCGCATAGAGGACGCCTACCAGGACCCGCGCTTCTTCCGGGACTTCGACAAGAAGACGGGCTTCCACACCAAGAGCATCCTCTGCCTGCCGCTGCTGGCGCAGGACAAGCTCATCGGCGTGGCCCAGATCATCAACAAGAAAGGCGCCCCCTGCTTCACCGCCGAGGACCAGGCCCTCTTCACCCGCTTCTGCCACATCGCGGCCGTGGCCATCGACAACGCGCTTCTGCACGAGAAGCTCCTGGCCCAGGACCGCCTGCAGCGCGACCTGCAGCTCGCCGAGGAGATCCAGCGGGCGTCTTTGCCCTCGGACATCCCCTTCGTCGCCGGACTGCGCGTGGAGTACCGCAGCCAAGCCTGCCGCCACGTGGCCGGAGACGTGCTCGACATCTCCCGTCTCGACGACGGCCGGCTGGCCGTCCTGGTGGGGGACGTCTCGGGCAAGGGCGTGCCGGCCGCGCTCTTCGCGGCGAGATTCTCGGGCGACTTCGCCTTCCACTGTCACGGCGGCACCGCGGGGGGAGAGCTCTTCACGCGCCTCAACCGTCTGGTGGCCGAGCGCTCCACCCGGGGCATGTTCATCACCGCGGTCCACGCCGTGTTCGACCCCGCCACCGGGGTCGTGAGCCTGGTCAACGCGGGCCACGTCATCCCGGTCATCGTGGGCCCCAAGCCCGGGGACCTGCGCCTGTCGCGCACGCCCGAGTTCCCGCCCCTGGGCATCGTCGAGGAGCTGGTCTACGAGGCCGCCGAGGTGCGCCTCGAGCCGGGCGAGCGCATGGTCCTGATGACCGACGGCGTCGCCGACGCCCGGTCGCGCGAGGGCGGGACGTTCGGCGAGGCCGCCGCGCGCGCCGCGCTCAGCGAGCGTCCGGCGGTCGCGGTGCCGCGCCTCATGAAGGCCGTCCGCGAGTTCACCGCCCACGCCGCGCTGGCCGACGACATCACCATCGCGAGCGTGGGCACCGGCGACTACCAGGAGCGCGCCGTCCCTTCCCGGACCGAACAGCTCGGCGCCATGCGCGCCTTCGTCGCCGAGCGCGCCGCGGCGCACGGCTTCGACGAGAGGATGCAGGGGCGCATCAGCCTGGCCGTGGACGAGGCCCTGGCCAACATCATCAAGCACACCTACGCCATGGACCCCGGGGGGCGCATCCGCGTGGGCGTGGGCTGGGGGGGCGGGGAGCTGGCCATCCACATCCGCGACTGGGGCCCCAAGCAGGACCCCGGCCGCTTCGCCTCCCGCGACCTCGCGGAGTTGCGCCCCGGCGGGCTGGGCCTGCATTACATGCGCGAGGTCATGGACCTGGTGGAATTCGACGCGACCCTGCTCGACGGCAACGAGCTGCATCTTCTGGTCGCCAAGCCCGGGGGAGAACGGCAATGCAAGTGACCCAGGAGACGCTGCCCCGGACGGCCTCGGGCGACGCGGTCGTCATCTCGCCCTCGGGCAGCGTGGACATGCACGAGTCGCCCAAGCTGCGCGCGGTGCTGCTCGCCGAGATCGCCAAGAAGCCCGCCGTCGTGGTGGTGGACCTTTCCCTGGTCTCCTTCATCGACAGCTCGGGCGTGGCCACTCTCGTGGAGGCGCTCAAGGCGACCCGGGCCGCGGGGGCGGCTTTGGTGCTCTGCGGCATGAACGCCAAGGTCAAGGACGTCTTCGAGCTCGCGCGACTCGACCAGGTCTTCCGCATCGTCTGCACCCGCCGGGAGGCCCTGGAGGGCGGAGCTTGACGGAGCTTTTGGGCGCGCTGGGGCGGGGCTCCTCCGACTTGCTCGCCTACGTCGGCGGGATGACCTGGCTTTTGGTCGACTCGCTCTACTTCACCTTCGTGGCGCCTTTCGGCTCCCGCCGGCTCAAGATCCGGCGCGACCCGGTCTTCGCCCAGATGGCGCGCGTGGGTTTCGACAGCCTGGGCGTGGTCTGCATCGTCCTGCTCTTCATCGGCATGGTGCTGGCCCTGCAGATGGCCTACATCCTCAAGAAGTTCGGCGTCACCGCCTACGTGGGCAGCGTGGTCGGCCTGGGCATGTTCCGCGAGCTGGGGCCGCTGCTCACGGCCATCGTCATGTCGGGCTACGTGGGCGCCGCCATCGCCGCCGAGATCGGCACCATGTCGGTCAGCGAGGAGATCGAGGCCCTGAGCGCCTCGGCCATCCACCCGGTGCGCTTTTTGGTGGTGCCGCGCCTGCTGGCCACCACGATCATGGTGCCCTGCGTGACCATGATCGGCGACTTCGTGGGGATCCTGGGCGGGATGTTCATCGGCTACACGGTGCTCAAGATCGCCCCGGCGCTCTTCATCCAGAAGCTCATCGAGCCGCTGGTGGTCAAGGACGTGCTCACCGGGGTCTTCAAGAGCGGGGTCTTCGCCGCGGTCATCGCTTTGATCTCCTGCTTCGAGGGCCTG contains these protein-coding regions:
- a CDS encoding xanthine dehydrogenase family protein molybdopterin-binding subunit, which translates into the protein MARPSPVQVGIGVNRTDAPQKLTGAARFIDDYKLPGCLHAATLRTAIAHGRIKKITFDPSFPWHQFAIARAADIPGLNNVLFIEQDQPLLTEDKVLHPMQPILIVGHPDRAQAYQALKHIAVEYEEEEPVLSIEDSLAKKRLLRGEDNIFKKFLIEKGNLDEGFSRADRIVEGEYRVPHQEQAYIENHGMAAWVEGDGTIVVHGSLQCPYYVHKALVKIFNRPPEKIRVISAFTGGAFGGKEDYPSLIAGHAALLALKSGKPVKLIYDRAEDMAATTKRHPAIVRHKTGVSADGRLLAQDITLLMDGGAFATCSGVVLSRGTLHATGPYECPNVRVRSCVLATNTPPNGAFRGFGVPQAIFAAELQMEKIAATLGLSSLELRRRNAWKVGSITSTGQELKESVGASKCLELCVKKARYDQKRKAHARWNRDPGKPTWRGIGLALCHHGAGFTGSGEVTLASRAAVSLTKDGGIKVLAASTDLGQGAGTIFTQIAAHALALPPALIQVEVPDTALVPNSGPTVASRTTMVIGRLIERAAGQLKLELVRASGRVPQDRAGLKRAAKLLCNGQPARRFEVQYEKPADITWDDNLYRGEAYGVFSYAAVAVDLEVDRLTYEVKLRRVTTAQDIGKAINPTLAKGQIMGGTNQALGWALLEYADFRGGWMRNSQFTNYLIPTFADSPPMDVFLVEEPYSRGPYGAKGLGEMPMDLPAPAVVAAVRDATGFRFHAIPIRPEDICAEFLKAQRPL
- a CDS encoding SpoIIE family protein phosphatase gives rise to the protein MRSREPKASVAVADLERLLDLSALLTSTLDLPSVLTKVLQNAEALMQAEASSVMLHDGVARELYYEVALGEAGGRIKEQKRLKVGVGIAGWVAEHRTPLRIEDAYQDPRFFRDFDKKTGFHTKSILCLPLLAQDKLIGVAQIINKKGAPCFTAEDQALFTRFCHIAAVAIDNALLHEKLLAQDRLQRDLQLAEEIQRASLPSDIPFVAGLRVEYRSQACRHVAGDVLDISRLDDGRLAVLVGDVSGKGVPAALFAARFSGDFAFHCHGGTAGGELFTRLNRLVAERSTRGMFITAVHAVFDPATGVVSLVNAGHVIPVIVGPKPGDLRLSRTPEFPPLGIVEELVYEAAEVRLEPGERMVLMTDGVADARSREGGTFGEAAARAALSERPAVAVPRLMKAVREFTAHAALADDITIASVGTGDYQERAVPSRTEQLGAMRAFVAERAAAHGFDERMQGRISLAVDEALANIIKHTYAMDPGGRIRVGVGWGGGELAIHIRDWGPKQDPGRFASRDLAELRPGGLGLHYMREVMDLVEFDATLLDGNELHLLVAKPGGERQCK
- a CDS encoding STAS domain-containing protein, whose translation is MQVTQETLPRTASGDAVVISPSGSVDMHESPKLRAVLLAEIAKKPAVVVVDLSLVSFIDSSGVATLVEALKATRAAGAALVLCGMNAKVKDVFELARLDQVFRIVCTRREALEGGA
- a CDS encoding ABC transporter permease is translated as MTELLGALGRGSSDLLAYVGGMTWLLVDSLYFTFVAPFGSRRLKIRRDPVFAQMARVGFDSLGVVCIVLLFIGMVLALQMAYILKKFGVTAYVGSVVGLGMFRELGPLLTAIVMSGYVGAAIAAEIGTMSVSEEIEALSASAIHPVRFLVVPRLLATTIMVPCVTMIGDFVGILGGMFIGYTVLKIAPALFIQKLIEPLVVKDVLTGVFKSGVFAAVIALISCFEGLRVDSGAEGVGRATTRSVVFSIVMIIAADCAITTLFYFVLGD